One segment of Anastrepha obliqua isolate idAnaObli1 chromosome 3, idAnaObli1_1.0, whole genome shotgun sequence DNA contains the following:
- the LOC129242425 gene encoding homeobox protein SIX6, translating into MFDKNMDTTLSSSLHVGDLDSTSSGGTSSDNSTVIQDNMHSPVQYGSLYLPNSNYRGNISCKTVLHFDKFPAYSSDKELERRFCDITSDYDKSPPPTAAGSPLYPALNGVVYENGVGDHNGNTKTALGSETLNSINRTTTVGLGGGGQLISGITATHSMPPGGFQLDRKFLQFTTDQIQCMCEALQQKGDIEKLTTFLCSLPASELFKTNESVLRARALVAYHRGQFHELYNLLETHCFSVKYHVDLQNLWYKAHYEEAEKVRGRPLGAVDKYRLRKKYQLPKTIWDGEETVYCFKEKSRNALKDWYMTNRYPTPDEKKTLAQKAGLTLTQVSNWFKNRRQRDRTPQQRPDIMSVLPVQQLDANGFPRMFNAPSYYPESIFNAQ; encoded by the exons ATGTTTGATAAGAATATGGATACGACGCTCTCATCATCATTACATGTTGGTGATTTAGATTCAACAAGTTCCGGCGGCACATCCTCTGACAATTCAACAGTTATACAGGATAATATGCATTCACCCGTGCAATATGGTAGTCTTTATTTACCCAATTCAA ATTATCGCGGAAATATCTCCTGCAAAACAGTACTGCACTTCGATAAGTTTCCCGCCTATAGCAGTGATAAGGAGCTGGAACGAAGGTTCTGCGATATCACCAGTGACTATGACAAGTCTCCACCACCCACTGCAGCGGGCTCGCCGCTCTATCCCGCACTGAATGGCGTCGTATATGAAAATGGGGTTGGTGATCACAATGGCAATACGAAAACGGCGCTCGGCAGTGAAACGTTAAACAGCATTAACCGCACAACAACGGTGGGTCTGGGTGGCGGTGGTCAACTCATTTCTGGCATAACAGCAACACATAGCATGCCGCCAGGTGGATTTCAGTTGGACCGCAAATTTCTGCAATTCACCACAGATCAG ATCCAATGCATGTGTGAAGCACTACAACAAAAAGGCGATATCGAGAAGCTAACCACCTTTCTTTGCAGCCTGCCCGCCAGTGAACTCTTCAAGACGAACGAAAGTGTATTGCGCGCACGCGCGCTCGTCGCCTACCATCGTGGCCAATTTCACGAACTCTACAATCTATTGGAGACGCATTGTTTCTCGGTAAAATATCATGTGGATTTACAAAATCTCTGGTATAAGGCGCACTACGAAGAAGCGGAGAAGGTGCGCGGACGACCGTTGGGTGCGGTCGATAAATATCGTctgcgaaaaaaatatcaattgccGAAGACGATTTGGGATGGTGAGGAGACTGTGTATTGCTTTAAGGAGAAAAGTCGAAACGCTTTAAAAGATTGGTATATGACAAATCGTTATCCCACGCCAGATGAGAAGAAGACGCTGGCACAAAAGGCGGGACTAACGCTGACGCAAGTGTCGAATTGGTTCAAAAATCGAAGGCAGCGCGATCGAACGCCGCAACAAAGACC